The DNA sequence CTGGCCTGAAAGATCAATCTTGAATTTTCCACCGGTGATGTCCTTTTCATCCATCCGGGCAACAGCCGTTCCAAGCAAATTATAAATAACGATGGTCACGTCGGTGGGTTGTGCGAGGCGCACATCAATGAAGGTGACTCCCGCTGTGGGGTTGGGGTAGATGTTAACCTCCGGCTCATCCCCCATCCCGTTCCAATGAAAATCGGAACCAACCAGGTTTGCATTCGCTTCCACAGCCAAATGTTTAACTGCGGAACCCGCGACAGCAATCCCTGTCATCAACAGCGCCACCACCAGTGTCAGCACTTTTATTCCCCTGACCACTTCTGTTTTGTGTAAAGTTAGCGTCATAACGTATCTTCCCCTTTATTGAATTAAACGAACAAAGGGCCAATTGGTTACAGGTCTTAAGGCTGTGCCATGGTGAGGACGTACACACCGGAGCGGTGAACGACCGGTCCCAGTTTGTCCTGGAACATACATTCATCCGAACGATCGATGCGATAATCGTAAGGCAGAACGTGAGGTGATGTGTAGTTTTCACGATAGGATGCGGTAGCCTCCTCAAGGGCATTGCTTTCACCAACAGACATCACATCTACCTGATAAATAAGACTGAACTTCTCATACCACGGCAACAGAAAAAAAGGTTCATGGATGATCGCTTTATATCCGATCAGGGAGGACCGCTGCGTTTGACAGGCAAAGGATGAATTATCCGGACTATATAGAAATACCGCATCCCTGGGTGTGTTATCCCTGATCCATTCGTGCATTTTGGTGAGATCTCCCAGAGGGTATCTTCCCACCTGATAACGCTCCTTCATACCGGCAACGGGTATATCTTCCGAGTTCAGCAACACCAATATCATCAGAACAACCGATACCAGCACCACGTTACGCAGGTAGGCCAGCATCGTGTAAAGGTGCCCGATCAGCTGGATCATTTTACTTAATACGATGCTGATCACCACACATGCGAGCAGATTCAGCCATATGGTTGTTTTGAACCATTGCAATTTACCCGCCACCAACCATCCAACCTGCTCCAGCATCACATAGTATAATATAAGACCGAGAACAATGGTCCCCATCATCACCACGATTTTTTGCTTGTCGCCCTTTAAACGAAACAGATATAGCAACGGCAGGGTTGCAATGACCAATCCACCCAGCTTGTAGTAAGCCTTTGCCGGAAACAACGAAGGGATATAATGAAGGTGATTTCTGAATACATATAGTATCTGATAGTAGAGGTCCTTATTATAAGGCACCGCATGAAAAAACTGACGGTAAAGGATGGGCATCAGCATTGGCGCAGATACCAGTACAAACCACAGCAGGGTCTGCCAGGCCGTTCTCCAGCGATCATGCCTTTCCGTGATTAGATTTACGAACCAGAAGATCATGAACAATTGAAGGCCTACCAGAACCTGGAACAAAGATGCCAATCCCAGGAATACAGCCATCAATCGCCATTTCCGTTCGAAAAAAAACACGAACGCCCACATGGCCAGTGCCTTGGCAATGGTACTTGATATCAATGTCGGATACTGGATGTGATTGCCACCCACCGTGAACCCGTAAAAAATGATCAGTACCATCAGGGGGCTTATAAAAGGAGCGAGCCGGTCCAGACTCAACGCCGTAGTGATGCGCATGATTCCCCACGAACTAAAGGCAACGGATAACATGGTCAGGGTAAAGCAAACCACGCTCAAAGGCAGAACGGTGGACAAGGCATAAACAAGCAAAACATAGTAATGACGTATGGAAAATGCCTCGCGTGCGTAAGGGACAAAGTAGTCTCTGGTGAACAGGGTCGGATCTGCCTTCGCTAATACCAGCGGAAGGTGCTCTGCCTGGTCACCGGACATATATTCATACCCCCTCCACAGTAAAAATAAGCAGGCCACAAATAGGGAATAAATGAAAAATGTGCCCGAACTTTGAATATTGGGATTTTTGATCCGCATGCCTCTCACACAAAAGTAGCTTATTTTTGCCATGCAACATCACGGCGGGATATGACACGAATATTACTGGTAGAAGATGAACCACACCTCAGAAAGACCCTGAAGGTGAACCTGGAGCTGGACGGCTACGAGGTAGTTCCCGTTGGAGATGGCAAGGAAGCCATCCGCCTTTATCCGCAATCCCGGTTTGATCTGGTGATCCTGGATGTGATGATGCCGGGCGTGGATGGATACCACGTTTGCGAACATATCCGGCTACGTGATAAAGAAACACCCATTCTTTTCTTAACGGCGAGAAATACCAGTCAGGATCGCGTACGCGGCCTCAAACTCGGAGGTGATGATTACCTGGGAAAACCATTCGATCTCGAGGAACTCAAGATACGTATTCAGAAACTGTTGATGCGCAGGCAGCCCGCTTCAACAAACGAATCCAAACAGTTCAACATCGGAGGGCACACTGTTCACTTCAACACCTTTGAAGTACATCGTTCAGACGGCAGCCACATTGCCCTCAGTCAAAAAGAAGTACTGCTGTTAAAACTCCTGACAGAAAGAAAAAACGAAGTGGTGTCCCGCGAAGAGATCCTGGAAAAGGTCTGGGGTTATGATGTGTATCCGTCGACAAGAACCATTGACAACCATATCGTTAACTTCAGAAAATACTTTGAGCCCAATCCAAGGCAACCCAAATACTTTCACTCGGTCAGAGGGGTGGGGTATAAATTCACACATGATGAAAAAGTTAACTGATCGTTGCCTGTTGTAAATCAAAACAGGGTTTTATATCTTTGCGTTGCAGTCCATGATCGGGCAATTGCATGAACATGAAAATCAACGTAATCCCAGCCATCACCCTGAATTCATTCAACGCTTGTTGTTGTATGTGTTGCTGCTGTACTGACGAGCAGAACAGGAATGGTGCCACCGGGATGCTAACAACCATATAGAACTATCCCAAACCTATAGAAGGCCTTTCCTGCTAACCCCGGAAAGGCCTTTTTTTTGACTAAAACAACAAACCATGCAAAGCTTCAGGACCGAACTTGAAAATCCCATCGTCGAAAAGGACATCATCGACCTTGAAAAGAAGATCCGTCAATTCAGGGAAGGAAAAATTGACGAAGAAAAATTTCGCAGTCTCAGACTGGCCAGGGGGGTATATGGCCAGCGCCAACCTGGGGTGCAGATGGTACGGATCAAATTTCCATTCGGAAAGATCACCGTGGAGCAGTTCCGTCGCCTGTCTGATGTTTCCGATACGTTTTCAACAGGAAAGCTTCATCTGACCACCCGTCAGGATGTTCAGATTCATTACGTAAGTCTTGACAAGACCCCGGAACTCTGGGCGGAACTGGAGAAAGACGAAATCACCATCCGCGAAGCTTGCGGAAATACCGTACGTAACGTCACCGCATCTGCGCTCGCCGGCGTGGATGTGGATGAGCCGTTTGACGTGTCTCCATACGCTCATGGTATCTTCAGTTATTTTCTGAGAAAACCCTTCGGTCAGGACCTCGGAAGAAAATTCAAAATTGCCCTCTCATCTTCAGAAAAAGATACGGCCTATACTTTTATGCATGACCTGGGACTCATTCCTAAGATCCAAAACCAAAACGGTCAGGAAGTGAAAGGTTTTAAAGTAATGATCGGGGGTGGCCTGGGCGCACAACCCTATCCCGCACTTGTGGCCTATGATTTCCTGCCGGAGGACGAAGTGATCCCACTCATCGAAGCGATCATCAGGGTTTTTGACCGCCATGGGGAAAGAGCACGCAGAAACAAAGCCAGGATCAAATACCTCGTCCATGAAATGGGATTGGATGCCTTTATGAAATTGGTTGCTGATGAAAAACCAGCGCTGACTCATCAGAAGGTGCCTTTTGACCTGTCTCAATGGAAAGACGTAGGACCCGGACCAGACACCCTCCCCAACGGAGCCACGCCGGCGAATGAAGATAAATTCGAAGCCTGGAAGAAATCCAATGTGATAGCACAAAAACAACCCGGATTCTTTGCGGTTCAGGTAAAAATCCTTCTTGGAAACTTATCGACAAAAGAAGCCAGGGCCTTTGCAGATATCGTTCAGCAATATGCCGCCAACGACGTGCGCATTACGATCAACCAGGGTTTTGTGCTACGTTATGTTCGTGAACATGCATTGGTTCATGTTTTCAACGCACTCGAAGCACTTGGTTTTGCAGAGCCGGGATTTGACAGCGTAGCGGATATCACCGCCTGCCCCGGAACCGATACCTGCAACCTGGGAATTTCCAACAGCACCGCCACAGCCGTTGAACTGGAACGGGTGATCAAGGAAGAATACCCCGACCTTATTTACAACAACGACATCAAGATCAAGATCAGCGGATGCATGAATTCATGCGGACAGCACGGCCTGGCCCATATCGGTTTCCACGGAAGCTCGATCAAAAACGGCGAACATACCCTACCCGCCCTTCAGCTGCTTCTCGGAGGAGGTATCGTAGGTGATGGTATCGGACGGTTTGCCGACA is a window from the Flavobacteriales bacterium genome containing:
- a CDS encoding T9SS type A sorting domain-containing protein; the protein is MTLTLHKTEVVRGIKVLTLVVALLMTGIAVAGSAVKHLAVEANANLVGSDFHWNGMGDEPEVNIYPNPTAGVTFIDVRLAQPTDVTIVIYNLLGTAVARMDEKDITGGKFKIDLSGQANGLYFAEVRTKDGVKMARIRVTR
- a CDS encoding response regulator transcription factor, whose protein sequence is MTRILLVEDEPHLRKTLKVNLELDGYEVVPVGDGKEAIRLYPQSRFDLVILDVMMPGVDGYHVCEHIRLRDKETPILFLTARNTSQDRVRGLKLGGDDYLGKPFDLEELKIRIQKLLMRRQPASTNESKQFNIGGHTVHFNTFEVHRSDGSHIALSQKEVLLLKLLTERKNEVVSREEILEKVWGYDVYPSTRTIDNHIVNFRKYFEPNPRQPKYFHSVRGVGYKFTHDEKVN
- a CDS encoding HEPN domain-containing protein; translated protein: MQSFRTELENPIVEKDIIDLEKKIRQFREGKIDEEKFRSLRLARGVYGQRQPGVQMVRIKFPFGKITVEQFRRLSDVSDTFSTGKLHLTTRQDVQIHYVSLDKTPELWAELEKDEITIREACGNTVRNVTASALAGVDVDEPFDVSPYAHGIFSYFLRKPFGQDLGRKFKIALSSSEKDTAYTFMHDLGLIPKIQNQNGQEVKGFKVMIGGGLGAQPYPALVAYDFLPEDEVIPLIEAIIRVFDRHGERARRNKARIKYLVHEMGLDAFMKLVADEKPALTHQKVPFDLSQWKDVGPGPDTLPNGATPANEDKFEAWKKSNVIAQKQPGFFAVQVKILLGNLSTKEARAFADIVQQYAANDVRITINQGFVLRYVREHALVHVFNALEALGFAEPGFDSVADITACPGTDTCNLGISNSTATAVELERVIKEEYPDLIYNNDIKIKISGCMNSCGQHGLAHIGFHGSSIKNGEHTLPALQLLLGGGIVGDGIGRFADKIIKVPSKRAPQVLRDLLDDYDRNGNDNELFNVYYDRQGKDYFYQLLKELGNKETVEESDYIDWGNSDRYKQEVGVGECAGVVIDLIQTLLLEAEEKLDWAQEALDQNLAADSMYHSYSALVSGAKAILTAQGIKCNTQTGIIRDFQENFVDTGKIKVEGGFEALALRINKQQASIELAAEYLKEATDFLASLKAFHQHKENNAASV